CCCTTTGAATGTGTATTCGGTGTATTTGAGAGACTGTAGTGTTGTATCTGTGGAGAAGATTCTTGTTTTTCCTTCGGAGAAGATGGTGAGCTGGCAATGTGAAGGGAAGCCGTTGCAGAATCTGATCATAAGGCCTGCAACGAGGCAAGGAAACACTATATCGAAAGGGCATAAGAATTATGAACTAATGTTGAATTTGCAGCTTGGAATAAGGTATCTATCTATCATCTTTGATGCTTTCTTTCTCCTTGAAAAATAGATACCCTGCATTTCTTGTTTGTTTGgctcatttttacatcatatTCAGACATTCTGTAGGAAAACCTGCACCGGCTACGTCTCTTGACTTAAAAGCAACAGCTTTTGATTCGAGAAACAAAGTGTGGACCAAGTTCCCACCAGAAGGAACCAAGCACACCCCACCTCACCAATCATGTGAATTCAAATGGAAGGATTACTGCCCCTTGGTTTTCAGGTATTTTCTCGTTTGTTCTACATCGTCTTGGTAAAGATCTTGCTGTCAATATGTAAGGCCTTTTAACGGGATGATGGGCCTGATTCTAATACGAACATTGTGTTTGGACTTTGGTGACATAGTTCTTGATTTCTACATTTTTTGCAGGACACTTAGGAAACTATTTAAGGTTGATCCAGCAAACTACATGATGTCAATATGCGGGAGCGATGCCCTCCGCGAGCTCTCGTCTCCCGGGAAAAGTGGTTGCTTCTTCTACTTGACCAACGATGACAAGTACATGATTAAAACTGTTAAAAAGTCAGAAGTAAAAGTGAGTTCCATACTATTTACTGGTGAGTTTATGCATGTAGATATGATTGCTCCATTCTACTACTCATCATCTAGGACAAATCCCAATTACTAAAACTTTAATCAGtgcataaatatttcatcagAACTATGCTGTTTGTTCCATCATCTCATGTGTGTGACTGATTTTGACAATGTGATTTAACTGTTAAGTGGCTCCAGATTTTTGCAGTTTGTACTAACTAGTTCTGTTTCGCATAGCAGATGCTTAAGCGAATGCTTCCAGCTTACTATAACCACGTTCGTTTCCATGAAAACACGTTATTGACCAGATTTTATGGCCTTCACTGTGTGAAGATGACTGGGCCTGCACAAAAGAAGGTTCACATGAAATCAGATACATATacattctctttttttttttgctatacAAAGGCttataaatacaatattatGCAATGTGACAAGCAGGTAAGGTTTGTGATCATGGGAAACTTGTTCTGCACTGAATACTCAATCCATAGACGCTTCGACTTGAAAGGGTCCTCCCACGGCCGCCTAGCTGTCAAACATGAATCCGAGATAGACTCAACAACCACCCTCAAGGATCTTGACCTGAACCTCATCTTTCGACTGCAGAAATCTTGGTTCCAAGAGTTTTGCAGGTAATCAATCAATCTCGTTCCATCAAGTTCTCGCAAGTAGTATCATCCAAATCTTGATCTGTGAACTGTCATATGCAGGCAACTGAACCGCGACTGTGACTTTCTTGAACACGAGAAGATCATGGATTACAGTCTCTTGGTTGGCATTCATTTCAGAGAGATATCACCATCTGGACAGCCACTCAGTACTACCGAGACAAAACATCAAACTCCCATTGGTGAAGGAGATGGACACAAAAGCAGTGAAGGAGAAGCCCCCTTTGATGCTAACTGGTAACCATTGGTTTATCAAGTTAAACTTCAAATTCCAATCATGAGATGCTGATAGAATGTAGTGATGTTTTGAAGGTGGTCATCTATCAGATTAGGTTCAAACATGCATGCGCGAGCTGAGCTGACAACGAGGAGAAACAGCGGTGAGTGCCAGCTGGTGGGAGAGCCAACAGGGGAGTGCTACGATGTGATCCTAGTGTTTGGTATAATCGACATACTGCAAGACTACGATATCAGCAAGAAGCTTGAGCACGCGTACAAGTCCTTCCAGCACGATCCAACATCAATATCGGCTATTGATCCTAGGCACTACTCCAAGCGCTTCCGTGACTTCATATTCAAGATTTTCACAGAAGATCAACACGGATGATGTTTGTCTCGTTTTGAGGCTCTGCATATGAGTGTAGATAAAGGTTGTTTGAGGGAGTAGATGTTATATAGAAATGAGAGAAACATCAGATGCATTCAAAACAAGAAGAGATCATCTTCTGTATATTATGTTGcactttataattatttgttggaATCACAACTAATTTACACTTCTGTCTGTTGTATATAAACCATGTTTCATTAGTTTGGAGTTTTGGTCAGGCCTATCACATCTTACAAAATGGGAACATTTCCAAACGAATGCCAAACACTCTCGAGGATacaataacaacaacaacaacaacgacAACAACGGCCTTTTATGAGTACAAAGATCTAAAGATGTGTTtaacttcaaaatattaatgattCAAAATCTTATCTTATCAAGTAGGAAACATTTGTGAGCACTACTTTTGAATTGAAAAGAAACAGGAACTTTCCTAGGTTAGCAAATGACTGGTGGGCTCATTTATTTGTGAGCACcactttgaaattgaaaagaattTGGCTGATTTCTTTATTAGCAAATGATTGGTGGGTTCAACTTTTTAAGCCCCCATGTTTTCTTTACACTACTCTATTTTAGCTGTGATTTCCTGGAAATTTCCTAAACATTATTAGGAATTAGTCTATCTAAAGTTGATTAGTGTTTAATCTAATTCCACTCAGCTTCATATTAACTCATTTCCTGAGATTGTTTTCACCTGAGCTATCCATTTCCGGTGAGTAAACTCTCCATTACTTCtttatacttatataattttcCTGCTTTAGCTATGTTCTTAAATATAGTTtatactttaaatttaaattaaattcatgttACCAGTCATGCTTTCTGTATATgctatttttagtttcataGCTAGTGATTCATTTAACTGGTCGCATACTTGCATATATTTTGAAAGATGTATCTTTTAGGTATGTCTTGAAGCAGATCTCCACACAAAATTTAACATAAGAGTTTagattttagtaattttattttcatgtgcTAACCATGacagaatttaatttaacttcctttaaaatataagttggaatgaaaaaaataatgcataaaattGTACAgcaaaaattttgattataactTGTGCTGAACACAACTCTACTCCATCAGCAGAGTGAAAAAATGCTACAGCAAATTTTGGAATCCATTTTCCAAAAGCTGGGAGAAAAGCTGGTAGACTATTCACATAACAATGTGACTGTCTTAACAAATTTAAAGCTCGATGTCACAACTTTGGAGACAAGCCTTACCTCATTGTGTGCTATAGCATTTGATGTCGAGGCCAAATGCAAAGAAGATGCATCgaggaaaaagaagagaaaacgAGAAGTTGAAGATTGGTTGACACAAGTTCAGCTAATTCAAACTAATTTTCTTGAACTACAATCGCGTGGATACATCACTAGGCTCTTGAGTGGAGGCCGAATAGCAAAACTGAATAACCGAGTGGGTGAACTCATGGAGCAAAGCAGGCATTTTGGTGAAGTTCTAGTCGATGATTATGATCAGAGGGGAGAGGCCTTTATAGCAGCTGAAATGTTTGGTGAAGCATTTGAGGAAAATTTGGACATAATTTGGGGGCTGTTAGTGGATGATAAGGTGGAGAGTATTGGTATATACGGGATGGGTGGTGTAGGCAAGACGACTTTGACAAAGTACGTCCACAACCGTCTGCTGCAAGAAACTGAAGATTGTGTGGTTTGGGTTACGGTGTCTCAGGTGTTCAACATAAACAAGTTGCAAGACAAGATAGGTTGTGCCATCGGTCTCAAGCTGTCGGATGAACATGATGCACACAAAAGAGCAGCTGAATTGAGGACAGCATTCTCCACAAGGGAAAGCATTGTGCTCATTTTGGATGATGTGTGGGAAAACATCAAACTGGAAGAGGTTGGATATCCACTTGGCAGGGAAGGTTGCCGGTTGGTTATAACAACTAGGTCTTCGAAAGTGTGTCATCAGTTCGGTTGCAAGAGCATAAACGAAGTGAAAACACTGCATAATGATGAAGCATGGGACTTATTCAAAGAGACACTGGGGCACGAGAGCCTACCTTCTGATGTCGAGGAAATTGCCAAGTGTATGGTCAAGATGTGCGATGGCTTGCCTCTTGGGATCATCACCCTAGCAGGAGGCATGAGGGGCGAGACGGCCGTTCATGCCTGGAGAAATTCAATGACAGAACTGAAGAAATCCTTTATGGGGCATGATGACATGGAAGATCAAGTTTATAAAGTGCTCAAATACAGTTTTGACAGATTGTTACCTAATCATCAACAAGGGACGAGGCGTGGATACACGAACTTACAGCTTTGCTTCCTGTATTGCGCTTTATATCCTGAAGACTGCAAAATACCAAGAAATGAGTTAGTCAGGAAATTCATTTTGGAGGAGCTGGTTGATACATGGAAGAGTATGAAGGCTCAATACGACGAGGGTCACTCCATGCTGGATAAGTTAGTGAATACGTGCTTGCTAGAAAGGACTCGCGATCACAGGGATGGAGATAGCATCAGAATGCATGATCTGATGCGAGCCATGGCGCTGAAAATTACTGAAGGTAAAACTGTGGTAATAGCAGGCGACTGCTGTGTGAAGGAACTCCCCAACGACGAAGTATGGAGTGAAGATCTTGAGAACTTGTCCTTGGTTCAGAACAGCATACAGGTGGTTCCATTTCAAATGTCTCCAAAATGTCCTAAGCTGTCGAGGTTGCTTCTTCGCGAGAATCCATTGGATTATTTGCCAGGATCATTTTTCTCGAGAATGCCTACACTGTGCACTCTTGATCTGTCCAGGACTCGTATACGAGACTTGCCTGATTCGTTATCTGATCTGAAGAGCCTGAAGGCCTTGATTCTAGGAGGGTGCCGAGAGCTTGCAGCAGTGCCAGACTTGGGAAAACTGAAAGCACTTAGGGAGCTGGACCTTTCGCATAGCGGAATCCTGAACATGCCTCAAGGAACAGAGAAGCTCCTCAATATGAAGCGATTGTTATTAAACGGCGCAAATTACTTGAGGATGTTACCTGCAGGAGTGTTGACCAATCTCTCAAAtcttcaacttcttcttctcccATATCAA
The nucleotide sequence above comes from Salvia hispanica cultivar TCC Black 2014 chromosome 5, UniMelb_Shisp_WGS_1.0, whole genome shotgun sequence. Encoded proteins:
- the LOC125188407 gene encoding phosphatidylinositol 4-phosphate 5-kinase 6-like isoform X3, whose amino-acid sequence is MRIWILVKKSKIEEKVPKKLLKKEKKVTTMSVAHVDDDEEENIHKPSKLQHAEKALPNGDIYLGQWAENCPNGQGKFLWADGCMYVGSWCRGRTMGRGKFSWPSGATYEGQFKNGYMDGEGTYTGSSNDTYRGMWQSNTRHGGGMQSFSNGDCYKGQWCHGKMEGKGRYTWKNGNEYVGYWREGKMNGVGTLVWANGSLYEGSWQDGLPKGNGTFRWVDGSFYVGVWSEDAKEQSGTYYTSSANRGSIGWDPLNVYSVYLRDCSVVSVEKILVFPSEKMVSWQCEGKPLQNLIIRPATRQGNTISKGHKNYELMLNLQLGIRHSVGKPAPATSLDLKATAFDSRNKVWTKFPPEGTKHTPPHQSCEFKWKDYCPLVFRTLRKLFKVDPANYMMSICGSDALRELSSPGKSGCFFYLTNDDKYMIKTVKKSEVKMLKRMLPAYYNHVRFHENTLLTRFYGLHCVKMTGPAQKKVRFVIMGNLFCTEYSIHRRFDLKGSSHGRLAVKHESEIDSTTTLKDLDLNLIFRLQKSWFQEFCRQLNRDCDFLEHEKIMDYSLLVGIHFREISPSGQPLSTTETKHQTPIGEGDGHKSSEGEAPFDANCDVLKVVIYQIRFKHACAS
- the LOC125188407 gene encoding phosphatidylinositol 4-phosphate 5-kinase 6-like isoform X1 translates to MRIWILVKKSKIEEKVPKKLLKKEKKVTTMSVAHVDDDEEENIHKPSKLQHAEKALPNGDIYLGQWAENCPNGQGKFLWADGCMYVGSWCRGRTMGRGKFSWPSGATYEGQFKNGYMDGEGTYTGSSNDTYRGMWQSNTRHGGGMQSFSNGDCYKGQWCHGKMEGKGRYTWKNGNEYVGYWREGKMNGVGTLVWANGSLYEGSWQDGLPKGNGTFRWVDGSFYVGVWSEDAKEQSGTYYTSSANRGSIGWDPLNVYSVYLRDCSVVSVEKILVFPSEKMVSWQCEGKPLQNLIIRPATRQGNTISKGHKNYELMLNLQLGIRHSVGKPAPATSLDLKATAFDSRNKVWTKFPPEGTKHTPPHQSCEFKWKDYCPLVFRTLRKLFKVDPANYMMSICGSDALRELSSPGKSGCFFYLTNDDKYMIKTVKKSEVKMLKRMLPAYYNHVRFHENTLLTRFYGLHCVKMTGPAQKKVRFVIMGNLFCTEYSIHRRFDLKGSSHGRLAVKHESEIDSTTTLKDLDLNLIFRLQKSWFQEFCRQLNRDCDFLEHEKIMDYSLLVGIHFREISPSGQPLSTTETKHQTPIGEGDGHKSSEGEAPFDANWWSSIRLGSNMHARAELTTRRNSGECQLVGEPTGECYDVILVFGIIDILQDYDISKKLEHAYKSFQHDPTSISAIDPRHYSKRFRDFIFKIFTEDQHG
- the LOC125188406 gene encoding disease resistance protein RPS5-like; its protein translation is MLQQILESIFQKLGEKLVDYSHNNVTVLTNLKLDVTTLETSLTSLCAIAFDVEAKCKEDASRKKKRKREVEDWLTQVQLIQTNFLELQSRGYITRLLSGGRIAKLNNRVGELMEQSRHFGEVLVDDYDQRGEAFIAAEMFGEAFEENLDIIWGLLVDDKVESIGIYGMGGVGKTTLTKYVHNRLLQETEDCVVWVTVSQVFNINKLQDKIGCAIGLKLSDEHDAHKRAAELRTAFSTRESIVLILDDVWENIKLEEVGYPLGREGCRLVITTRSSKVCHQFGCKSINEVKTLHNDEAWDLFKETLGHESLPSDVEEIAKCMVKMCDGLPLGIITLAGGMRGETAVHAWRNSMTELKKSFMGHDDMEDQVYKVLKYSFDRLLPNHQQGTRRGYTNLQLCFLYCALYPEDCKIPRNELVRKFILEELVDTWKSMKAQYDEGHSMLDKLVNTCLLERTRDHRDGDSIRMHDLMRAMALKITEGKTVVIAGDCCVKELPNDEVWSEDLENLSLVQNSIQVVPFQMSPKCPKLSRLLLRENPLDYLPGSFFSRMPTLCTLDLSRTRIRDLPDSLSDLKSLKALILGGCRELAAVPDLGKLKALRELDLSHSGILNMPQGTEKLLNMKRLLLNGANYLRMLPAGVLTNLSNLQLLLLPYQVKAPVEDIERLKQLEEFQGPVEDARDFSRVFRSRRSRVHGTFYNIQVRLVYDGFSNRRNLVTFHLRDLEKGDENQGTMSAAHDTLVFHHCYGLSNCLADDFSRLDDPRSLKLLEVYNSRGIECMITYEKPGSQFSSLEKILLQDLPDFMGIIRRREARPWGEPTYAPAEAAFSSLKYLTLCKCNKMKKLELRASDFPMLERICVRNCNEIQEITEATDGTGREEAEASVVSLPRLRQVYLIHLPRLSSICKAALLCDSVNLIHVEQCQALKKLPLNFSESDNDNHALDEGLYHCSPPPSLEEIWILEEEREWWESLEWEHPIQSHLIQPFLRFWD
- the LOC125188407 gene encoding phosphatidylinositol 4-phosphate 5-kinase 6-like isoform X2; this encodes MSVAHVDDDEEENIHKPSKLQHAEKALPNGDIYLGQWAENCPNGQGKFLWADGCMYVGSWCRGRTMGRGKFSWPSGATYEGQFKNGYMDGEGTYTGSSNDTYRGMWQSNTRHGGGMQSFSNGDCYKGQWCHGKMEGKGRYTWKNGNEYVGYWREGKMNGVGTLVWANGSLYEGSWQDGLPKGNGTFRWVDGSFYVGVWSEDAKEQSGTYYTSSANRGSIGWDPLNVYSVYLRDCSVVSVEKILVFPSEKMVSWQCEGKPLQNLIIRPATRQGNTISKGHKNYELMLNLQLGIRHSVGKPAPATSLDLKATAFDSRNKVWTKFPPEGTKHTPPHQSCEFKWKDYCPLVFRTLRKLFKVDPANYMMSICGSDALRELSSPGKSGCFFYLTNDDKYMIKTVKKSEVKMLKRMLPAYYNHVRFHENTLLTRFYGLHCVKMTGPAQKKVRFVIMGNLFCTEYSIHRRFDLKGSSHGRLAVKHESEIDSTTTLKDLDLNLIFRLQKSWFQEFCRQLNRDCDFLEHEKIMDYSLLVGIHFREISPSGQPLSTTETKHQTPIGEGDGHKSSEGEAPFDANWWSSIRLGSNMHARAELTTRRNSGECQLVGEPTGECYDVILVFGIIDILQDYDISKKLEHAYKSFQHDPTSISAIDPRHYSKRFRDFIFKIFTEDQHG